The DNA region CTTCTTCATAATAACATGCTTTTGAGATTTCTCTTTATGTGTATGCATCTTTGAATCTCTCTCTCCTCAACTTCCAattcctcttcttttatttttcaataatgttAAATAATCAGAGTTTGGATAAAGTCAAATtctgattaaataaataaaattttaagtgaaaagtTTCTTCTGATTTGCACTATGTAGGAAGTGATTGATGGAGAACAAGTATAGTCTAAACAGGCAGAGGAGTGGAATATGGAATTGCTTGAGAGATGGAGactttgaagaagaagaagtttggGCTGTTTTCAAGGAAAAACCTGATTACAACATTTCTGGAGTTCACAAGACAAGGGAAAAAGGGTCTTTTTCTCCTCTAGCTGTCCCTAGGACTCTCCCAAGTGCAGCAAGGATGATCCCAAGGACTAGTAGTGGCAATAGTAGTGCTAGTTCCTCACATGAAACCAAGGTTATTCAGCAATCAGCACCTCTCAACATTCCTGATTGGTCACAGATTTATAGGAACAAGCCAAACAAGACCACCCCCAAGAGTGTTTCAAGGTTTGGTGAGGACTATGATGATTTCTATCATCATTCTGTTAATGATGAGGGTGATGGTGATGGTGTTGGTGTTGTCAATTATGGTGGAGGGTATAGTGAtgatgaggaagaggaagagaatgaATATGATACAAAACTACCCCCTCATGAGTTTATTGCAAGAAGGCTTGCAAGGAGTCAGATATCCtcattttcagtttttgaaGGTGTTGGAAGGACCCTCAAGGGTAGAGATCTTAGCGAAGTGAGGAATGCTGTTCTCTCAAAAACTGGTTTCCTTGAATCATTGTAATAAAAGGGGTTTCCatgaatcaatgaatcaaatttGTGATGTATAGGGGTAGGGGGTAGGTAGTGGTTGCTTAGTTATTGAGATtgtgtgcatgttgtgtatgaaAGAATTCGTTTAGGCATTTACCATGAAAAATGCAATGATTCAACTTGGTTATGGCAATTGAAAGTgcttttgtttgaaatttatgGCATGTGGTATATTGTTCAGAGCATCCATACAGACAAAATGATGGATGTGTTGAGTGAGTATTGAAATTGAATCGTAAAGGCATTAACCATTTAGAAGTACAGAAGTGTTTTTGAGACCAACGTCATATAGATGTCCAAGTTATTCCCTAAATCTTTGATAAAAAGGATTCTGAAGTGAATTTGTTTCAATTACTTTTATACACTTTAGCTGGTTAATCATgatgcatttaaaaaaaaaatgttcttatATTCATACACTCTTTCTCTTCCATCTTATTTCcatcctattttatttttaccttcGTTTTCCATTAAATTATTTGTGGCATCTATAACTTCTCTCtctatttctctctttcttccaCTCATGCACCCAAACAATAGGGGTGTGTTGatctttatctttaaataaaactaaatctAAACATTCATTTGTGAACTTTTTTCGTGCGCTAAAAGTAGtcttattcaaaattttgacACCTATTATGCTTTCCATTTctgttttctcttttattagaAGATATAATTGAATTGAAAGAATGTTTGCAACACACTTTTTGATcaacttttttaaatatatatttttattattagttgaaattattgagaatctcatcattttgagtatctttaaatttaatgaattacATTCatgattttgtaaattttttacaaattttattcaataacaGAAGTGTGTTAAACAAGTGTTGGTAGCACTCTTAGTTGAATGAAATCCACATAACGAATGTTAGTTGGTCCAATGAGTAACTCGTGACCCAACTGAACTGGAATTAATAGTACTGAACTAATTTGTGTAGTGCCTATGCGCTTTatgacttaaaaaataattgattttaaaagtaCGAGCtctagaaagaataaaaaaaatgcatgagttaggcgaatttttaaataatgaaaaattgaataaaattcgGTGTGATGTAAAGTTGAAACACTAGTAAATCCAATTTAGATGAAACACGCATTACTAAGTTCACAAATAACTTAACCTGATTGCACTTACTGTTCTACAATTATTGAATCATACATAATGTGGGAATTGAGAGAGACCTGCCACCAACTTATTGTcttcaattaattttgaaaagaacaAATGTTTATTATCTAATGATATGTGATAAGGGAGGGACAGAAAAGAGTGAGTAGTCTCTATCAACTCCAAATGTTGATCCAAAAAGAGAAATATCAATTCCAAATAAACTACGTACGTGAAGAGTTGGCTTTCTATAAACTTTCTccaatttaatgatgttttatctCTTACACCTACGCATTGTATAAACACTATTGACTTTCAAAGTTCAAATTTAGTGCTCATTACTTCAATgtctaaataattattaaacgcAAAGGCACTTATGATTGGCTAGAGTTTTGGATGAACTTTGTAACAAGTACTTATAGGAGATATATATAAACTTGTTTTtagagaattttaaatttaactctTAAAAGCtgacaaatataaattaatttttaatttatacttgAAGTTTCATTCATTTTAGGATAGACAGTCACTTTTGTCTCTCAATGTGTAATTTGCTGACAAATGCgttcctgaaagatgaaaatataaaatttagtcattaaaagtgtaaaaagtgcgacaaatatattctGCCATTAACTTCCGTCCGTCACCTTTAATAAGATCGCCTACGTGACACGGAGGGACAAATTCgtcactgaaatgattgccAACATGGATTGCCAACATAAGAAcctatttgtcataatattttttttttttacttttcatcttTCCATTCCGTTGACAAATACGTCCgtgaaagatgaaaatgcaaaatttagtcccaaaaaatataagaagtgcgacaaatatatccggaCGTTAATAATGAATTGTATAGAAGAGAAACTATGAAAAAATggattaaaaacattaaaatatagcTTCAGATTTAAATTCTTATACTTtgattatctatctatttatccatctatcaaattgttaattagttttttaattaatcaatataatacttattttccaaaataaaataaaattctttagttttatgatataaaaaatttgagttaccatttaaaaaaatgaaagccttttatttcttgaatttttttgtttgttcaattaattattaatctttacTACGTACTTTGTCACAATATGTCAAATGGAATGCAAGGTTGCTGTAGCTCCTAAATCAGCGAGAGATACAACTCTACGTCTCTAAGGCAAATAACAAATCtctgtattagttttttttttcaagttaacCTCTGTATTAGTTTGaacattattgtattttttatttaaatttatttgagttctttatttgttagtaattgtttttatttcattcatattatgtataataaatgaCACCTATTATGCTTTCCATTTCTGTTTgttcaattaataataaatctctgtattagttttttttttcaagttaacCTCTGTATTAGTTT from Glycine soja cultivar W05 chromosome 8, ASM419377v2, whole genome shotgun sequence includes:
- the LOC114423420 gene encoding uncharacterized protein LOC114423420, with product MENKYSLNRQRSGIWNCLRDGDFEEEEVWAVFKEKPDYNISGVHKTREKGSFSPLAVPRTLPSAARMIPRTSSGNSSASSSHETKVIQQSAPLNIPDWSQIYRNKPNKTTPKSVSRFGEDYDDFYHHSVNDEGDGDGVGVVNYGGGYSDDEEEEENEYDTKLPPHEFIARRLARSQISSFSVFEGVGRTLKGRDLSEVRNAVLSKTGFLESL